One genomic segment of Brassica napus cultivar Da-Ae chromosome A3, Da-Ae, whole genome shotgun sequence includes these proteins:
- the LOC106428435 gene encoding probable calcium-binding protein CML50 isoform X1 produces the protein MVCFWFSDWRPQEVTQEMSGYPPTSQGYGYGYGGGNQPPPPYSSGGGNNPPYGSSTSSSPYAVPYGAPKPPSSSAPPSAPSYGAPPPSAPYAPPSAPPYAPASSGDYKPPKEKPYGGYGDPPPHDPSGYGAAPRPGYGPPPKHGPSEYGSYGATPPQGYGATPPQGYGAAPPQGYGGAPPPRPASSGHGGYGGYPPPQGSYGSPFASLIPSGFAPGTDPNIVACFQAADQDGSGFIDDKELQGALSSYQQRFSMRTVHLLMYLFTNTNAMKIGPKEFTALFYSLQNWRSIFERSDKDRSGRIDVNELRDALMSLGFSVSPVILDLLVSKFDKSGGKNRAIEYDNFIECCLTVKGLTEKFKEKDTGYSGSATFTYESFMLTVLPFLIA, from the exons ATGGTCTGCTTTTGGTTCTCTGATTGGCGTCCCCAAGAAGTTACTCAAG AGATGTCAGGTTACCCTCCGACGAGTCAAGGCTACGGTTACGGTTACGGCGGCGGTAATCAACCGCCTCCACCTTACTCCTCCGGCGGAGGAAACAATCCGCCGTACGGATCATCAACATCCTCCTCTCCTTACGCTGTGCCCTACGGCGCACCTAAGCCGCCGTCCTCATCCGCGCCGCCGTCTGCTCCGTCCTACGGCGCGCCGCCTCCTTCCGCACCATACGCGCCGCCGTCTGCTCCACCGTACGCGCCTGCTTCGTCAGGGGACTACAAGCCGCCAAAGGAGAAGCCTTACGGAGGTTACGGAGATCCACCGCCGCATGACCCTTCCGGTTACGGCGCTGCACCACGTCCCGGTTACGGACCTCCGCCGAAGCATGGACCGTCAGAGTATGGCAGTTACGGTGCTACTCCACCGCAAGGATACGGTGCTACTCCGCCGCAAGGATACGGTGCTGCTCCACCGCAAGGATACGGTGGTGCTCCACCTCCTCGGCCGGCGTCTTCAGGGCACGGAGGATACGGAGGCTATCCTCCTCCTCAGGGATCTTATGGAAGCCCATTCGCTTCTCTGATTCCGTCTGGTTTTGCTCCGGGGACGGATCCGAACATAGTGGCTTGCTTCCAGGCTGCGGATCAGGACGGAAGTGGGTTCATCGATGACAAGGAGCTTCAAGGGGCTCTCTCCTCGTATCAGCAGAGATTCAGCATGAGAACGGTTCATCTTCTTATGTATCTGTTCACCAACACCAATGCCATGAAGATCG GACCTAAGGAGTTTACTGCACTTTTCTACAGTCTTCAGAACTGGAGG TCTATCTTTGAGAGGTCTGATAAGGATAGGAGCGGAAGGATAGATGTGAATGAGCTGAGAGATGCGCTTATGAGCCTTGGTTTCTCAGTTTCTCCTGTGATTTTAGATCTTTTAGTTTCCAAGTTTGACAAAAGTGGTGGCAAGAATAGGGCCATCGAGTATGATAATTTCATTGA GTGCTGTCTTACTGTTAAG GGACTGACAGAGAAGTTCAAGGAGAAGGACACAGGATACTCAGGCTCAGCTACTTTCACTTACGAATCCTTCATGCTCACTGTCCTCCCCTTCCTCATCGCTTAA
- the LOC106428435 gene encoding probable calcium-binding protein CML50 isoform X2, which translates to MSGYPPTSQGYGYGYGGGNQPPPPYSSGGGNNPPYGSSTSSSPYAVPYGAPKPPSSSAPPSAPSYGAPPPSAPYAPPSAPPYAPASSGDYKPPKEKPYGGYGDPPPHDPSGYGAAPRPGYGPPPKHGPSEYGSYGATPPQGYGATPPQGYGAAPPQGYGGAPPPRPASSGHGGYGGYPPPQGSYGSPFASLIPSGFAPGTDPNIVACFQAADQDGSGFIDDKELQGALSSYQQRFSMRTVHLLMYLFTNTNAMKIGPKEFTALFYSLQNWRSIFERSDKDRSGRIDVNELRDALMSLGFSVSPVILDLLVSKFDKSGGKNRAIEYDNFIECCLTVKGLTEKFKEKDTGYSGSATFTYESFMLTVLPFLIA; encoded by the exons ATGTCAGGTTACCCTCCGACGAGTCAAGGCTACGGTTACGGTTACGGCGGCGGTAATCAACCGCCTCCACCTTACTCCTCCGGCGGAGGAAACAATCCGCCGTACGGATCATCAACATCCTCCTCTCCTTACGCTGTGCCCTACGGCGCACCTAAGCCGCCGTCCTCATCCGCGCCGCCGTCTGCTCCGTCCTACGGCGCGCCGCCTCCTTCCGCACCATACGCGCCGCCGTCTGCTCCACCGTACGCGCCTGCTTCGTCAGGGGACTACAAGCCGCCAAAGGAGAAGCCTTACGGAGGTTACGGAGATCCACCGCCGCATGACCCTTCCGGTTACGGCGCTGCACCACGTCCCGGTTACGGACCTCCGCCGAAGCATGGACCGTCAGAGTATGGCAGTTACGGTGCTACTCCACCGCAAGGATACGGTGCTACTCCGCCGCAAGGATACGGTGCTGCTCCACCGCAAGGATACGGTGGTGCTCCACCTCCTCGGCCGGCGTCTTCAGGGCACGGAGGATACGGAGGCTATCCTCCTCCTCAGGGATCTTATGGAAGCCCATTCGCTTCTCTGATTCCGTCTGGTTTTGCTCCGGGGACGGATCCGAACATAGTGGCTTGCTTCCAGGCTGCGGATCAGGACGGAAGTGGGTTCATCGATGACAAGGAGCTTCAAGGGGCTCTCTCCTCGTATCAGCAGAGATTCAGCATGAGAACGGTTCATCTTCTTATGTATCTGTTCACCAACACCAATGCCATGAAGATCG GACCTAAGGAGTTTACTGCACTTTTCTACAGTCTTCAGAACTGGAGG TCTATCTTTGAGAGGTCTGATAAGGATAGGAGCGGAAGGATAGATGTGAATGAGCTGAGAGATGCGCTTATGAGCCTTGGTTTCTCAGTTTCTCCTGTGATTTTAGATCTTTTAGTTTCCAAGTTTGACAAAAGTGGTGGCAAGAATAGGGCCATCGAGTATGATAATTTCATTGA GTGCTGTCTTACTGTTAAG GGACTGACAGAGAAGTTCAAGGAGAAGGACACAGGATACTCAGGCTCAGCTACTTTCACTTACGAATCCTTCATGCTCACTGTCCTCCCCTTCCTCATCGCTTAA
- the LOC111202739 gene encoding leucine-rich repeat receptor-like protein kinase PXC2 — translation MKKSTNRNPAFRHVITALYFSLHHKPLISSDSSRLELINKRLCELGRGGIGVVYKTSLQEGRPVAVKKLTDSGLIKSQEEFGREMRKLGKLMHKNIIEIKGYYWTQSLQLLSYEFVSGEAYTDISMGTTLKFACRTVKITEKCDVYGFGILVLEVVMGKRPVEYAEDDVMVLSETVREGLEEGRVEEFVDGRLRANFPAEEAIPVLKLGLVCGS, via the exons atgaaaaaATCGACCAATAGGAACCCTGCATTCAGACACGTCATCACAGCTTTG TACTTCTCATTACATCACAAACCTTTGATCTCTTCGGATTCCTCACGATTGGAGCTTATAAATAAGCGTTTATGCGAACTGGGTCGTGGTGGGATCGGAGTGGTTTACAAGACGAGTCTCCAGGAAGGGCGTCCTGTGGCAGTCAAGAAACTGACCGACTCGGGTCTGATCAAGTCGCAGGAGGAGTTCGGGAGAGAGATGAGAAAACTCGGCAAACTGATGCATAAGAATATCATTGAGATCAAAGGGTACTACTGGACGCAATCTCTGCAGCTCCTGAGCTATGAGTTTGTCTCAGGGGAAGCTTATACAGACATCTCCATGGGGACAA CCCTGAAGTTTGCATGCCGGACGGTCAAGATAACAGAGAAGTGCGATGTGTACGGGTTTGGGATCTTGGTGCTGGAGGTGGTAATGGGGAAGAGGCCGGTGGAGTATGCGGAGGACGATGTGATGGTGCTGAGTGAGACGGTGAGAGAGGGGTTAGAGGAAGGGAGAGTGGAGGAATTCGTTGACGGTAGGCTGAGAGCGAACTTTCCGGCGGAGGAGGCAATACCAGTGCTAAAACTAGGGTTGGTATGTGGGTCCTAA